A region from the Brassica napus cultivar Da-Ae chromosome C8, Da-Ae, whole genome shotgun sequence genome encodes:
- the LOC125591810 gene encoding uncharacterized protein LOC125591810: MFGNNAGDGYEQNMFGNNAGDGYEQQGNRYHDMVTDTLHEAAIPDSSREEPNIDAQRFYNMLDAANEPIYEGCREGLSRLSLASRMMTIKSDHNLNEKCMDSWAQLINEYLPEGNLAADNFYEIQKLVAGLGLPSEMIDVCVDNCMIYWKDDEKLTECRFCQKPRYQETTGRNPVPYKRMWYLPITDRLKRLYHSERTAASMRWHAQHSVKDGEITHPSDAKAWKPFQTVYSDFASEFRNVYHGLCTDDFSPFGMSGRQYSLLPVILTPYNLPPEMCMQREFLFLSILVPGPKHLKRALDVFLQPLIHELKMFWHYGVKTWDYSQQQNLLQSEASLLEQIDYYGAKETCKVGGNWHTPPTMPDGYTASHNWHKKSIFWELPYWKDHLLRHNLDVMHIEKNVFENIMNTFLDVTGKSKDNLKSRLDLPELCARPELHVTREGKLPVLNFRLPGVAKQKLFDWRLLPFAMTELLAKHVHEAIAGVGAFLGIYALEH; this comes from the exons ATGTTTGGAAATAATGCGGGGGATGGGTATGAGCAAAATATGTTTGGAAACAATGCGGGGGATGGGTATGAGCAACAGGGAAATAGGTATCATGATATGGTTACAGATACATTGCATGAAGCTGCTATTCCTGATAGTAGTAGggaagaacctaacatagacgcacaacgattttataatatgttagaCGCTGCCAATGAACCCATCTACGAAGGATGTAGAGAAGGGCTTTCTAGATTATCACTAGCATCTAGGATGATGACCATTAAAAGTGATCATAATCTAAATGAGAAGTGCATGGATTCGTGGGCTCAACTCATTAATGAGTATTTACCAGAAGGTAATCTTGCTGCGGATAATTTCTATGAAATTCAGAAGCTAGTTGCCGGTCTTGGTCTACCATCTGAAATGATTGATGTATGcgttgacaactgcatgatttactgGAAAGATGATGAAAAACTGACGGAGTGTCGATTTTGTCAAAAGCCAAGATATCAAGAAACCACAGGAAGGAATCCTGTGCCGTACAAACGTATGTGGTACTTACCGATCACAGATAGATTGAAGCGTTTATACCACTCAGAAAGGACAGCCGCGtcgatgagatggcatgcccaACATTCGGTGAAAGATGGCGAGATTACACATCCCTCAGATGCAAAGGCATGGAAACCCTTTCAAACTGTATATTCCGACTTTGCGAGTGAGTTTAGAAACGTTTATCATGGCTTATGCACGGATGACTTTAGTCCATTTGGTATGTCTGGAAGGCAATACTCTTTATTGCCTGTCATCTTGACGCCATACAATCTCCctccggagatgtgcatgcaaagaGAATTTTTGTTCTTGAGTATTCTAGTGCCTGGTCCAAAACATCTAAAGCGAGCACTTGATGTTTTTTTGCAACCTTTGATCCATGAGCTGAAGATGTTCTGGCATTATGGCGTGAAGACATGGGATTACTCGCAGCAACAGAACT TATTGCAATCAGAAGCATCTTTGTTAGAGCAGATTGATTATTACGGTGCTAAGGAAACAtgtaaagttggaggaaattggcacaCTCCACCTACCATGCCAGACGGGTATACGGCATCTCataattggcataagaagagcaTATTTTGGGAACttccatattggaaggatcatCTCTTAAGgcacaaccttgatgtgatgcacATAGAGAAGAATGTTTTTGAGAATATCATGAACACTTTTTTGGATGTGACGGGAAAGAGTAAAGATAATTTGAAATCGAGGTTGGATTTGCCAGAGTTATGTGCAAGACCAGAGCTGCATGTGACAAGAGAAGGAAAATTACCAGTTCTGAATTTTAGATTGCCTGGGGTGGCGAAGCAAAAGTTGTTTGACTGG CGGCTCCTACCGTTCGCAATGACAGAGCTATTAGCAAAACATGTCCATGAAGCAATAGCCG GAGTTGGAGCATTTTTAGGGATTTATGCACTCGAACATTGA
- the LOC106398929 gene encoding zinc finger protein CONSTANS-LIKE 16-like, whose product MLRLNYDSVISTWGGEGPPWTSGEPPERDIDISSWPFVSMGGNVRENQQKHHVGGCLPSSGFGDGGREARVSRYREKRRTRLFSKKIRYEVRKLNAEKRPRMKGRFVKRASLAVSVMNSPLGVNY is encoded by the exons ATGCTGAGATTAAACTATGACTCGGTGATATCAACTTGGGGAGGCGAAGGTCCACCGTGGACATCAGGAGAGCCACCAGAACGTGACATAGATATCAGCAGTTGGCCATTTGTTTCCATG gGGGGAAATGTTAGAGAAAATCAGCAGAAGCATCACGTTGGTGGATGTTTACCCTCGAGTGGGTTTGGGGATGGAGGAAGAGAAGCTAGAGTCTCGAGGTACAGGGAGAAGAGGAGGACGAGATTGTTTTCGAAGAAGATAAGGTACGAAGTACGTAAACTGAATGCAGAGAAAAGACCTCGAATGAAAGGAAGATTCGTTAAGAGAGCTTCCCTTGCTGTTTCTGTTATGAACTCACCATTAGGTGTGAATTACTGA